One window from the genome of Thermaerobacter marianensis DSM 12885 encodes:
- the sufB gene encoding Fe-S cluster assembly protein SufB yields the protein MAKELVELGREYKYGFRDPEDYVFKSPKGLTREIVESISHYKDEPAWMREIRLKAFEIFQKKPMPTWGPDLSGLRFEDIHYYIKPAERQGRSWDEVPEYIKQTFDRLGIPEAERKFLAGVSAQYESEVVYHSIREDLEKQGVIFCDTDTAVKEYPDLVREYFGTVVPAEDNKFAALNTAVWSGGSFIYVPPGVRVEIPLQAYFRINAQNMGQFERTLIIVDEGAFVHYVEGCTAPIYSTDSLHSAVVEIIVKKGGRCRYTTIQNWSHNVYNLVTKRAVAHEEATMEWVDGNIGSKVTMKYPSVYLLGRGAKADILSIAFAGRGQHQDAGSKVIHVAPDTSSTVVSKGICKDGGIQTYRGLVQVHEGAERAKVNVQCDALILDPYSKTDTFPYIEINEDNVTIQHEATVSKVSEEQLFYLMSRGIDEQTATTMIVSGFIEPFTKELPMEYAIEMNRLIQLEMEGSVG from the coding sequence GTGGCCAAGGAACTGGTCGAACTGGGCCGTGAATACAAGTACGGCTTCCGCGACCCCGAAGACTACGTCTTCAAGTCCCCCAAGGGCCTGACCCGGGAGATCGTGGAGAGCATCTCCCACTACAAGGACGAGCCCGCCTGGATGCGGGAGATCCGGCTCAAGGCCTTCGAGATCTTCCAGAAGAAGCCCATGCCCACGTGGGGCCCCGACCTGTCCGGCCTGCGCTTCGAGGACATCCATTACTACATCAAGCCGGCGGAGCGCCAGGGCCGTAGCTGGGACGAGGTGCCCGAGTACATCAAGCAGACCTTCGACCGGCTGGGCATCCCCGAGGCCGAGCGCAAGTTCCTGGCCGGGGTCAGCGCCCAGTACGAGTCCGAAGTGGTGTACCACAGCATCCGGGAAGACCTGGAGAAGCAGGGCGTGATCTTCTGCGACACGGACACCGCCGTCAAGGAGTACCCGGACCTGGTGCGGGAGTACTTCGGCACCGTGGTCCCGGCGGAGGACAACAAGTTCGCCGCGCTGAACACGGCGGTGTGGTCCGGCGGGAGCTTCATCTACGTCCCGCCGGGCGTCCGGGTCGAGATCCCGCTGCAGGCCTACTTCCGCATCAACGCCCAGAACATGGGGCAGTTCGAGCGGACCCTGATCATCGTGGACGAGGGTGCCTTCGTTCACTACGTTGAGGGCTGCACGGCGCCCATCTACTCCACCGACTCGCTGCACTCGGCGGTGGTGGAGATCATCGTCAAGAAGGGCGGCCGCTGCCGCTACACCACCATCCAGAACTGGTCCCACAACGTCTACAACCTGGTGACCAAGCGGGCCGTCGCCCACGAGGAGGCCACCATGGAGTGGGTCGACGGCAACATTGGCTCCAAGGTCACCATGAAGTACCCCAGCGTGTACCTGCTGGGCCGCGGCGCCAAGGCCGACATCCTGTCCATCGCCTTCGCCGGCCGGGGCCAGCACCAGGACGCCGGCAGCAAGGTGATCCACGTGGCCCCCGACACCTCGTCCACCGTGGTGTCCAAGGGCATCTGCAAGGACGGCGGCATCCAGACCTACCGCGGCCTGGTGCAGGTGCACGAGGGGGCGGAGCGGGCGAAGGTCAACGTCCAGTGCGACGCTTTGATCCTCGACCCCTACTCCAAGACGGACACCTTCCCCTACATCGAGATCAACGAGGACAACGTCACCATCCAGCACGAGGCGACGGTGTCCAAGGTCAGCGAGGAGCAGCTCTTCTACCTGATGAGCCGCGGCATCGACGAGCAGACGGCGACCACGATGATCGTCAGCGGCTTCATCGAGCCCTTCACCAAGGAGCTGCCCATGGAGTACGCCATCGAGATGAACCGGCTGATCCAGCTGGAGATGGAGGGCTCCGTCGGCTGA
- a CDS encoding YitT family protein — protein sequence MTSGKPEQPARAGGMAAGPVPRGAAAGGVAAGALPAGPRRDRRGAAGRDPAGGGMAGGGPEGGTAARSGSGSGGPAGAGRFVQVAFLAAGATLFSLGINGFLVPARLGEGGLSGVSLLLHYATGLPVSLLYLLLNVPLFVFGWWAIGRGFILRTGLATLLVTLALRLTEGVAFPVDEPLLASLYGGAFIGAGIGLLFRAGASSGGVDIVARFLKERYGIGIAETFLVFDSLVLAAFALTLGADTALYSILVTFLGGRVADVVQEGPLRAKSAWIVTTRPQEVAQAVTTQLGRGATLLRATGAWTGEERAVVLVVLNRRELARLKQLIRDIDPYAFVAVTDAAEVLGEGFPAAWS from the coding sequence GTGACGTCAGGCAAGCCGGAGCAGCCGGCCCGGGCCGGCGGGATGGCGGCCGGTCCGGTGCCACGTGGCGCGGCGGCCGGCGGGGTCGCAGCCGGTGCCCTACCGGCGGGCCCGCGCCGGGACCGCCGGGGTGCGGCGGGACGAGACCCGGCCGGTGGCGGGATGGCAGGGGGCGGGCCGGAGGGCGGCACGGCGGCCCGCAGCGGGTCGGGGAGCGGCGGCCCGGCCGGGGCGGGCCGGTTCGTCCAGGTGGCGTTCTTGGCCGCCGGGGCGACCCTGTTCAGCTTGGGCATCAACGGCTTTCTGGTGCCGGCCCGGCTGGGCGAGGGCGGCCTCAGCGGCGTGTCCCTGCTGCTCCACTACGCCACCGGCCTGCCCGTCTCGCTGCTGTACCTGCTGCTCAACGTGCCCCTCTTCGTCTTCGGGTGGTGGGCCATCGGGCGCGGGTTCATCCTGCGCACGGGCCTGGCCACGCTGCTGGTGACCCTGGCCCTGCGGCTCACCGAGGGCGTGGCCTTCCCGGTCGACGAGCCCCTGCTGGCCAGCCTCTACGGCGGCGCCTTCATCGGCGCCGGCATCGGCCTCCTGTTCCGGGCGGGGGCGTCCAGCGGCGGCGTCGACATCGTGGCCCGGTTTCTCAAGGAGCGGTACGGCATCGGCATCGCCGAGACGTTCCTGGTGTTCGACAGCCTGGTGCTGGCGGCCTTTGCCCTGACCCTGGGCGCCGACACCGCCCTCTACTCCATCCTGGTCACGTTCCTGGGCGGGCGGGTGGCCGACGTGGTCCAGGAGGGCCCGCTGCGGGCCAAGAGCGCCTGGATCGTCACCACGCGGCCGCAGGAGGTGGCCCAGGCGGTCACCACGCAGCTGGGGCGCGGTGCCACGCTGCTGCGGGCCACCGGTGCCTGGACGGGGGAAGAACGGGCGGTGGTGCTGGTGGTGCTGAACCGGCGGGAGCTGGCGCGGCTCAAGCAGCTGATCCGTGACATCGATCCCTACGCCTTCGTGGCCGTCACCGACGCGGCGGAGGTGCTGGGCGAGGGCTTCCCGGCGGCGTGGTCGTGA
- a CDS encoding non-heme iron oxygenase ferredoxin subunit: MAWRQVATRDQVPAGTGLKVEVDGHPVAIWHTADGELYATDDTCTHAQASLSEGGLDGHVCICPRHGARFDVRTGAVRALPAVVPLRTYPVRVEGDAILIQWPE, encoded by the coding sequence ATGGCATGGCGGCAAGTGGCGACGCGGGACCAGGTGCCGGCCGGGACCGGCCTCAAGGTGGAGGTGGACGGCCACCCCGTCGCCATCTGGCACACGGCAGACGGCGAGTTGTACGCTACCGACGACACCTGCACCCATGCCCAGGCTTCGCTGAGCGAGGGCGGGCTCGACGGGCACGTCTGCATCTGCCCGCGCCACGGGGCGCGGTTCGACGTGCGCACCGGCGCCGTGCGGGCCCTTCCGGCGGTGGTGCCCTTGCGCACCTACCCCGTGCGGGTGGAGGGCGACGCCATCCTGATCCAGTGGCCGGAATGA
- the carB gene encoding carbamoyl-phosphate synthase large subunit yields the protein MRKVLVIGSGPIIIGQAAEFDYSGTQACRALKEEGLEVVLLNSNPATVMTDPGTADRIYVEPLTAEFAEAVIRQERPDALLPTLGGQVGLNLAMELVRAGVLDRYGVRLLGTPPEAIQRAEDRDAFKQLMLSIGEPVPQSTIVRSYDEALAFARRVGFPVIARPGYTLGGTGGGIARDERELEALIDRGLAASPIGQVLLEESLLGWKEIEFEVIRDGAGNAIAICSMENVDPVGVHTGDSIVVAPALTLTDRQLQRLRSASLRIVDAIGVEGGCNVQLALRPDGAAYRVIEVNPRVSRSSALASKATGYPIAKVAARVALGRRLDEIRNPITGTSALFEPALDYVVVKIPRWPFDKFATADRRLGTQMKATGEVMAIDRSFEGALLKAARSLEIGVDALEWPEARDLDEPALEAAIRQGDDRRLFLLAEALRRGRSVEELHQWTGIDRFFLHRIARVVALEERLRAVGRHGSGAPGTTPAPRAGDRHGTAARAAAGLGGGAVAATKPEAGAAVKDAAVGTAHGTAPVPEPAAPAPPGAAPAGGPAAPVPPDLLLEAKRLGLTDRRIAQLIGSSEEAVRRARLQAGLRPGYKMVDTCAAEFEALTPYFYSTHGEADEAGPRKAEDGDRPVVVVLGAGPIRISQGIEFDYSSVHAVRTLRALGYRAVIVNNNPETVSTDFDTADRLYFEPLTPEDVRNVLDLEQPVGVLAQFGGQTAVNLVAPLAAAGVRILGTSPESVDVAESRERFDRLLARLGLQRPPGAAARSVAEALAAAERIGYPVIVRPSYVLGGRAMQVARSPEELARYLATAARVAGDRPVWVDRYIAGMELEVDAVADGETVVIPAVMRHIERAGVHSGDSIAVVPAPGVPGEVLARVEAATVELARALQVRGVINLQFVWDGEELYVLEVNPRASRTVPFITKATGVPLTELATRAALGQRLADLGWRTGLLPPPAHVAVKLPVFSWNKLPGVDPSLGPEMQSTGEVMGVDTTLEGALARGLLAAGMKLPEPGQGVLLTVADADKPAAVELARRLAAAGYRLYATPGTAAALAAAGLEAVVLPKISGAGSSDEPGAGPAQAPLLAALRDGRVRLVINTLTEGRRPERDGFRIRRAAVERGIPCLTSLDTAAALVEVLMRHPDRRALAATVRALQDLRPVVEVAAAASGNPRTGGGGPGQGGVPVPGDAAAAAGRGR from the coding sequence GTGCGCAAGGTGCTGGTCATCGGCTCGGGGCCCATCATCATCGGCCAGGCGGCCGAGTTCGACTACTCGGGTACCCAGGCGTGCCGGGCGCTCAAGGAAGAGGGCCTGGAGGTGGTCCTGCTCAACTCCAACCCCGCCACGGTGATGACCGACCCCGGCACCGCCGACCGCATCTACGTGGAGCCGCTGACGGCGGAGTTCGCCGAGGCGGTGATCCGCCAGGAGCGGCCCGACGCGCTGCTCCCGACCCTGGGGGGCCAGGTGGGCCTCAACCTGGCCATGGAGCTGGTGCGGGCGGGGGTGCTGGACCGGTACGGGGTGCGCCTGCTGGGCACGCCGCCCGAGGCGATCCAGCGGGCGGAAGACCGCGACGCCTTCAAGCAGCTCATGCTGTCCATCGGCGAGCCGGTGCCCCAAAGCACCATCGTGCGGTCCTACGACGAGGCCCTGGCCTTCGCCCGCCGGGTGGGCTTTCCCGTGATCGCCCGGCCGGGCTACACCCTGGGCGGCACCGGCGGCGGCATCGCCCGGGACGAGCGGGAGCTGGAGGCCCTGATCGACCGCGGCCTGGCGGCCAGCCCCATCGGCCAGGTGCTCCTCGAGGAGAGCCTGCTCGGGTGGAAGGAGATCGAGTTCGAGGTCATCCGTGACGGGGCGGGCAACGCCATCGCCATCTGCAGCATGGAGAACGTGGACCCCGTGGGCGTCCACACCGGCGACAGCATCGTGGTGGCCCCGGCCCTGACCCTGACTGACCGGCAGCTGCAGCGGCTGCGCTCGGCCTCCCTGCGCATCGTCGACGCCATCGGCGTCGAGGGCGGGTGCAACGTGCAGCTCGCCCTGCGGCCCGACGGCGCCGCGTACCGGGTGATCGAGGTGAACCCCCGGGTCAGCCGCTCCAGCGCCCTGGCCTCCAAGGCCACGGGCTACCCCATCGCCAAGGTGGCGGCCCGGGTGGCCCTGGGCCGGCGCCTGGACGAGATCCGCAACCCCATCACCGGCACCTCCGCCCTGTTCGAGCCGGCCCTGGACTACGTGGTGGTGAAGATCCCGCGCTGGCCCTTCGACAAGTTCGCCACCGCCGACCGGCGCCTGGGCACGCAGATGAAGGCCACCGGCGAGGTCATGGCCATCGACCGCAGCTTCGAGGGAGCGCTGCTCAAGGCGGCGCGGTCGCTGGAGATCGGCGTCGACGCCCTGGAGTGGCCCGAGGCCCGCGACCTGGACGAACCGGCCCTGGAGGCCGCCATCCGCCAGGGCGACGACCGGCGGCTCTTCCTGCTGGCCGAGGCCCTGCGCCGTGGCCGCAGCGTGGAGGAACTTCACCAGTGGACCGGCATCGACCGGTTCTTCCTCCACCGCATCGCCCGGGTGGTGGCGCTGGAGGAGCGGCTGCGGGCAGTGGGGCGCCACGGTTCCGGCGCGCCCGGCACCACGCCCGCCCCGCGGGCCGGGGACCGCCACGGGACGGCGGCCCGGGCGGCGGCCGGGCTCGGCGGCGGGGCCGTCGCTGCTACCAAGCCTGAAGCGGGTGCCGCCGTGAAGGATGCGGCCGTTGGCACCGCCCACGGCACGGCGCCGGTGCCCGAGCCCGCGGCACCGGCACCGCCTGGCGCCGCTCCGGCCGGCGGACCCGCAGCCCCGGTCCCGCCGGACCTGCTCCTCGAGGCCAAGCGCCTGGGTCTCACGGACCGGCGCATCGCCCAGCTGATCGGTTCGTCCGAGGAGGCGGTGCGGCGAGCGCGGCTCCAAGCGGGCCTGCGCCCCGGCTACAAGATGGTCGACACCTGCGCGGCGGAGTTCGAGGCGCTGACGCCCTACTTCTACTCCACCCACGGCGAGGCCGACGAGGCCGGGCCGCGCAAGGCCGAGGACGGCGACCGCCCCGTGGTGGTGGTGCTGGGGGCCGGGCCGATCCGCATCAGCCAGGGCATCGAGTTCGACTACAGCTCCGTCCACGCCGTGCGCACCCTGCGGGCCCTGGGGTACCGGGCGGTGATCGTCAACAACAACCCCGAGACGGTCAGCACCGACTTCGACACCGCGGACCGGCTCTACTTCGAGCCCCTGACACCGGAAGACGTGCGCAACGTGCTGGATCTGGAGCAGCCCGTGGGGGTCCTGGCCCAGTTCGGCGGCCAGACGGCGGTCAACCTGGTGGCGCCCCTGGCCGCGGCCGGCGTGCGGATCCTGGGGACATCGCCCGAGTCCGTCGACGTGGCCGAGAGCCGCGAGCGCTTCGACCGCCTCCTGGCCCGGCTGGGGCTGCAGCGGCCGCCGGGGGCGGCGGCACGGTCGGTGGCCGAGGCGCTGGCGGCGGCGGAGCGCATCGGCTATCCCGTGATCGTGCGGCCCTCCTACGTGCTGGGCGGCCGGGCCATGCAGGTGGCCCGCTCGCCGGAGGAACTGGCCCGCTACCTGGCGACGGCGGCCCGGGTGGCCGGCGACCGCCCCGTGTGGGTCGACCGCTACATCGCCGGCATGGAGCTGGAGGTCGACGCCGTGGCCGACGGGGAGACGGTGGTGATCCCCGCGGTGATGCGCCACATCGAGCGGGCCGGGGTCCACTCGGGGGACTCCATCGCCGTGGTGCCGGCGCCGGGGGTCCCGGGCGAGGTCCTGGCCCGGGTGGAGGCGGCCACCGTGGAGCTGGCCCGGGCCCTGCAGGTGCGGGGCGTGATCAACCTGCAGTTCGTCTGGGACGGGGAGGAGCTGTACGTCCTGGAGGTCAACCCCCGGGCCAGCCGCACCGTGCCCTTCATCACCAAGGCCACGGGGGTGCCCCTGACGGAGCTGGCGACCCGCGCCGCCCTGGGCCAGCGCCTGGCGGACCTGGGCTGGCGGACGGGGCTGCTGCCCCCGCCCGCCCACGTGGCGGTGAAGCTGCCGGTCTTCTCGTGGAACAAGCTGCCCGGCGTCGACCCGTCGCTGGGGCCGGAGATGCAGTCCACGGGCGAGGTCATGGGGGTCGACACCACGCTGGAGGGGGCCCTGGCGCGGGGCCTGCTGGCGGCGGGGATGAAGCTGCCCGAGCCCGGCCAGGGGGTGCTGCTGACGGTGGCCGACGCCGACAAGCCCGCGGCGGTGGAACTGGCCCGGCGCCTGGCGGCGGCCGGCTACCGGCTCTACGCCACGCCGGGGACGGCGGCGGCGCTGGCCGCGGCCGGGCTGGAGGCGGTGGTGCTGCCCAAGATCTCGGGTGCGGGGTCCTCAGACGAACCCGGGGCCGGGCCGGCGCAGGCGCCGCTCTTGGCGGCTTTGCGGGACGGCCGGGTGCGGCTGGTGATCAACACCCTGACCGAGGGGCGCCGGCCCGAGCGGGACGGCTTCCGCATCCGCCGGGCGGCGGTGGAGCGGGGCATCCCCTGCCTGACGTCGCTGGATACGGCCGCCGCCCTGGTGGAGGTGCTGATGCGCCATCCCGACCGGCGCGCCCTGGCGGCCACGGTGCGGGCGCTGCAGGACCTGCGGCCGGTGGTGGAGGTGGCGGCCGCGGCCAGCGGCAATCCCAGGACCGGTGGCGGTGGTCCTGGGCAGGGTGGCGTCCCGGTGCCGGGCGACGCGGCCGCCGCGGCGGGGAGGGGCCGGTGA
- a CDS encoding phosphoribosyltransferase family protein yields MNAAEPRPSRGNGLPDMPGGGQTGEGETAGVAALLERTGAHRRGHFVLTTGLHSDEFFLLAQSFQYPEVLEQLGAALAAALRRVLPPGEGPAGGPAGEGGAPAGWAAGDGLRPVAGDRGPAGGGGARPVGAVVGPAMGGVLLAHAVARVLKARSLFAEKDDGGAMRLKRGFRLEPGEPVVVVEDAVTTGGSVRKTMDAVAAAGGRVVAVGAVVDRSGGGVDFGVPFVALLSRPVAAYPPDRCPLCRQGVPLVAPKQR; encoded by the coding sequence ATGAACGCCGCTGAACCGCGACCGTCCCGCGGCAACGGGTTGCCGGATATGCCCGGTGGGGGGCAGACCGGGGAGGGGGAAACCGCCGGCGTGGCCGCCCTCCTGGAGCGGACGGGCGCCCACCGGCGCGGGCACTTCGTCCTCACCACGGGCCTCCACAGCGACGAGTTCTTCCTGCTCGCTCAATCCTTCCAGTACCCGGAGGTGCTGGAGCAGCTGGGCGCGGCCCTGGCCGCCGCGCTGCGCCGGGTTCTACCGCCCGGTGAGGGCCCGGCGGGTGGGCCGGCCGGGGAAGGCGGCGCGCCGGCCGGGTGGGCCGCAGGGGACGGCCTGCGGCCGGTGGCCGGGGACCGCGGGCCGGCTGGAGGAGGCGGTGCCCGGCCGGTGGGCGCCGTCGTCGGGCCGGCCATGGGGGGCGTGCTGCTGGCCCACGCCGTGGCCCGCGTCCTCAAGGCCCGCTCCCTCTTCGCCGAAAAGGACGACGGCGGGGCCATGCGCCTCAAGCGCGGGTTCCGGCTCGAACCGGGCGAGCCGGTGGTGGTGGTCGAAGATGCAGTGACCACCGGCGGCTCGGTGCGTAAGACCATGGATGCCGTGGCCGCGGCGGGCGGGCGCGTCGTGGCGGTGGGCGCCGTGGTGGATCGCAGCGGCGGGGGTGTGGACTTCGGCGTCCCGTTCGTTGCCTTGCTGTCCCGCCCCGTGGCGGCCTATCCGCCGGACCGCTGCCCGCTGTGCCGGCAGGGCGTGCCGCTGGTGGCGCCCAAGCAGCGCTGA
- a CDS encoding dihydroorotate dehydrogenase, electron transfer subunit, iron-sulfur cluster binding domain: protein MSMSQPVAGCQDVPAPAPWRGMARVVSTRRVAPGVAATTLATADVARRVEPLQFVQVQVAGGAAAAGAAVASTADPAPQVSIPPAASVGRPFLGRPFSVVGVDSAAGQVTLVYRVIGPATAVLARLTPGAEIPLLGPLGRPAPPWWTAGAGEVAPAAAPGERPDRGRPLPLLLVAPGWQVLALRLLAARALAGGVPVSVLALENWEEAESRGGGAPGGCPSAHATRGSQRRTGGAAAPLAAVWDELGPPAPPVRMARVGGGAGSLGELLRRQMGAAPARVVAAGPAGFLRQVQAALAGTAAEGYLVVDAYMPCGYGACLACAVPVRDAAGSVRYERACCEGRWFPAEEVVIP from the coding sequence ATGTCCATGTCCCAGCCGGTCGCGGGATGCCAGGACGTCCCGGCCCCTGCCCCGTGGCGCGGGATGGCCCGGGTGGTCTCCACCCGCCGGGTGGCGCCCGGGGTGGCGGCGACGACCCTGGCGACCGCCGACGTGGCGCGGCGGGTGGAGCCGCTGCAGTTCGTGCAGGTGCAGGTCGCCGGAGGTGCTGCAGCGGCGGGGGCGGCGGTGGCGTCCACAGCGGATCCAGCGCCCCAGGTGTCGATCCCGCCGGCCGCTTCCGTGGGGCGACCCTTCCTGGGCCGCCCCTTTTCCGTGGTGGGGGTCGATTCCGCCGCCGGCCAGGTCACCCTGGTGTACCGCGTGATCGGACCTGCGACGGCGGTCCTGGCCCGGCTGACCCCGGGCGCCGAGATCCCGCTGCTGGGTCCCCTGGGCCGCCCGGCGCCGCCGTGGTGGACGGCTGGGGCAGGGGAGGTGGCGCCCGCCGCCGCACCCGGAGAACGGCCCGACCGTGGGCGGCCGCTCCCCTTGCTTCTGGTGGCGCCCGGGTGGCAGGTTCTGGCCCTGCGCCTGCTGGCCGCCCGGGCCCTGGCGGGCGGGGTGCCCGTGTCCGTGCTGGCGCTGGAGAACTGGGAAGAGGCGGAATCCCGGGGTGGGGGAGCACCGGGCGGATGCCCCTCAGCCCACGCGACCCGCGGCAGCCAGCGCCGGACCGGCGGCGCGGCGGCGCCGCTGGCCGCCGTGTGGGACGAACTTGGCCCACCGGCCCCACCCGTCCGGATGGCCCGGGTCGGGGGCGGTGCCGGCTCGCTGGGAGAACTCCTTCGCCGGCAGATGGGCGCCGCACCGGCGCGGGTGGTGGCGGCCGGGCCGGCCGGGTTCCTCCGCCAGGTGCAGGCGGCGCTGGCGGGGACGGCGGCGGAAGGGTACCTGGTGGTCGACGCGTACATGCCGTGCGGGTACGGCGCGTGCCTGGCCTGCGCGGTCCCGGTGCGGGATGCCGCGGGGTCCGTCCGCTACGAGCGGGCGTGCTGCGAGGGGCGCTGGTTTCCCGCGGAGGAGGTGGTGATCCCGTGA
- the pyrF gene encoding orotidine-5'-phosphate decarboxylase, whose protein sequence is MSRTVAGAERLIVALDVADGARAEALVGALAPAGCAFKVGLELLYALGPAWIDRLASRGLRVFVDAKLHDIPNTVYGAARALAARGAWLLTVHLAGGEAMCRAAVEGAAAGAAAAGTGPVRVLGVTVLTSLEGMAYEEATGARLPLADEVVRRARNGRAWGLGGFVCAPAELGRLRAVAGGEAWLVSPGIRPAGSPAGDQRRVATPGAAIRAGADYLVVGRPVTAAADPWAALVAIAGEVERALAGGAAGGQAGSHQAVKGGGGDERR, encoded by the coding sequence ATGAGCCGCACCGTGGCAGGGGCCGAGCGGCTGATCGTCGCCCTGGACGTGGCCGACGGCGCCCGGGCGGAGGCGCTGGTTGGCGCCCTGGCCCCGGCGGGCTGCGCCTTCAAGGTCGGCCTCGAGCTGCTGTACGCCCTGGGACCGGCCTGGATCGACCGGCTGGCCAGCCGCGGCCTGCGGGTGTTCGTCGACGCCAAGCTCCACGACATCCCCAACACCGTCTACGGCGCGGCCCGGGCCCTGGCCGCGCGGGGGGCGTGGCTGCTGACGGTCCACCTGGCCGGGGGCGAGGCCATGTGCCGGGCGGCCGTGGAGGGAGCCGCCGCGGGTGCGGCGGCCGCGGGGACCGGACCGGTGCGGGTGCTGGGCGTGACGGTCCTGACCAGCCTGGAGGGCATGGCGTATGAGGAGGCCACCGGCGCCCGGCTCCCCCTGGCCGACGAGGTGGTGCGACGGGCGCGCAACGGCCGGGCCTGGGGCCTGGGCGGCTTCGTCTGCGCGCCGGCCGAGCTGGGCCGGCTGCGGGCCGTGGCCGGCGGCGAAGCCTGGCTGGTGAGCCCCGGCATCCGGCCTGCGGGAAGCCCGGCGGGCGACCAGCGGCGGGTTGCCACGCCGGGTGCCGCGATCCGCGCCGGTGCGGACTACCTGGTGGTGGGGCGGCCGGTGACGGCTGCCGCCGACCCGTGGGCGGCCTTGGTGGCCATCGCGGGGGAAGTGGAGCGGGCCCTGGCCGGCGGCGCCGCCGGCGGCCAGGCCGGGAGCCACCAGGCGGTGAAAGGAGGCGGAGGGGATGAACGCCGCTGA
- a CDS encoding dihydroorotate dehydrogenase produces the protein MTGPSRPARAAGGPAGTGAPPAAGAGAGRRLEVRLGPLTLKNPVVTAAGTSGYGREAAAFYPLDRLGAVTVKGLSLEPWPGNPPPRAVETPAGMLNAIGLQNPGVDHFLARDLPWLRRFEVPVIANVVGKTVDEYVEVARRLDAAGVDALELNLSCPNVKAGGLEFGRDPQVAASLVRAVRRVTRRPLLVKLSPEGGRLLEVAAAVMEAGAGGLSLINTLRGAAVDVDAERPVLATVGGGLSGPAIRPVAVYWIWEVYRHLRAPILGMGGVVLGRDAAELMLAGATAVAVGTAALADPLAPVRVLEELEAILAAKGLAAAQLVGRAHGRTRGEEPA, from the coding sequence GTGACCGGCCCCTCCCGTCCCGCCCGGGCCGCCGGTGGCCCCGCCGGCACCGGCGCCCCCCCTGCCGCCGGTGCCGGCGCAGGACGCCGCCTGGAGGTCCGCCTCGGCCCCCTGACCTTGAAGAACCCCGTGGTCACCGCGGCGGGGACCTCCGGGTACGGCCGCGAGGCGGCCGCGTTCTACCCCCTGGACCGGCTGGGGGCCGTGACGGTCAAGGGCCTGAGCCTGGAGCCCTGGCCCGGCAACCCGCCGCCCCGGGCGGTGGAGACGCCCGCCGGCATGCTGAACGCCATCGGCCTGCAGAACCCGGGCGTGGACCACTTCCTGGCCCGCGACCTGCCCTGGCTGCGGCGCTTCGAGGTACCCGTCATCGCCAACGTGGTGGGGAAGACCGTGGACGAGTACGTGGAGGTGGCGCGCCGGCTGGATGCGGCGGGTGTCGATGCCCTGGAACTCAACCTCTCGTGTCCCAACGTCAAGGCGGGCGGCCTGGAGTTCGGCCGCGACCCCCAGGTGGCGGCGTCCCTGGTGCGGGCGGTGCGCCGGGTGACGCGCCGGCCCCTGCTGGTCAAGCTGTCGCCGGAGGGCGGGCGGCTGCTGGAGGTGGCCGCCGCGGTGATGGAGGCAGGGGCCGGCGGGCTCTCGCTGATCAACACCTTGCGGGGCGCGGCGGTGGACGTGGACGCCGAGCGGCCGGTGCTGGCCACCGTGGGCGGCGGCCTGTCGGGCCCGGCCATCCGGCCGGTGGCGGTGTACTGGATCTGGGAGGTGTACCGGCACCTGCGGGCGCCGATCCTCGGCATGGGCGGCGTGGTCTTGGGCCGCGACGCGGCGGAGCTGATGCTGGCGGGGGCGACGGCGGTGGCCGTGGGCACGGCCGCGCTGGCCGACCCGCTGGCGCCCGTGCGGGTGCTGGAGGAACTGGAGGCGATCCTGGCGGCCAAGGGCCTGGCCGCGGCCCAGCTGGTGGGGCGAGCCCACGGTCGCACCAGGGGGGAGGAACCGGCATGA